The stretch of DNA TGCCCGCCCCCGAACCGGAGCGGCCTCCCGAGCGAGGGCCCGAGGTCATTGTCACCCCCAATCCGTCGCCGGAAGCGCCAGGGGATCAGTCCTCGGGCCAGTGGCCCATCGTCGAGCCGCCGGAACCAGGGCTACTGCCGCCGGGCGAGTTGCCGAGCTATCCGCCGCCCCCCCCAGCTGTAAACGCCAACGACAGGGTGCCCTGGGGCCGGCTGGGGTTGGCAGCTGCTGCCGCAGTGCTGCTGCTGGGAGTGCTCTGGCGCAACCACGAAAGCTTTTTAGGACAGCAGGCAACGACCTCTGATGTCGCCCCCGCCCCAGCACCTGGCGATGCCCCGGCGACTGGGGAAAACACCGCCCCACCGGCAGAGGCGGGTGGAGAACCGCTGTTTCCGGGTACGGCGGTGAGCGGAGCAGAGGCCCTGGCCCGGGCCAGAACCGCCCTGGCCCAGCGCCAGTATGGCGAGGCGCTGGTCTGGTTTAACCAGATCCCCGAGGATGAGCGCCCGGTGGACTACCAGGTCCTGGTCAACCAGGCCGAAACCGGCTACGCCAACGCCAGCCTGTCCGGAGAAGCCGCCCTCAATCAGGCTCGACGGCTGATCGAGCCGCTGTCGGCGTCGCTGTTTAACGATGCCATTGAGCAGGCCCGGCAGGTGCCTGCGGGCGACCCCGCCTACGACCAGGCCCAGGCCGACATTGCTCGCTGGAGCCGGGTGATTGTCGATCTGGCCGAGGGGCGAGCTGCCTCCGGTGATTTGAGTGGGGCCATCAGCGCCGCCCGCCTGGTGCCCGAAGACCAGGGTGAAACCTGGGGCCAGGCCCAGGCCCGCATTCAGCAGTGGGAGCAGCGCCAGGTCAACCGCCGCCTGCTGCAGGAGGCCCAGAGCCTGCTTCAGCCCGACCAGGCCACCTCGTTTCAAACGGCGATCGAGATCGTCCAGCAAATTCCTCCCAACTACCCCGAGTCGGTGATTGCCCGCGATCGCATCGACCAGTGGAGCCGCGATATTCTCGCGATCGCCCGGGCGCGGGCCGCCGCTGGCCAGATCCCCGGAGCGATCGCCGCCGCCGACCTGGTGCCAGAGGGTACCAGTGCCTACGCGCAGGCCCAGCAGGAGATTCAGCAGTGGCAGGGGCAGTGAGGTGGATGGGTGGGTGGATGGGTGGATGGGTGGGTGGGTGGATGGGTGGATGGGTGGATGGGTGGATGGGTGGGTGGAAGAGCGTTTAAGCTTTAGGTAATTGGTTGCCAATCCAACCAGGTTTAGGTCCAGAGTTGTTGTCTTAGGCCCTACCCCCTACTCCCCACCCTTCACCCCCTACTCCCCACCCATGTTCTCTCCCCCCAACCGCACCGCCCCCGGCCCCGGCCAGGAATCCGTCTGGGACTACCCCCGTCCGCCGCGCCTCGAAGACTCGTCCCGGCGTATTCGGATCCTGTTTAACGGCGTGGTAATTGCCGATTCCCGGCGCGCCAAGCGAGTGCTGGAAACCAGCCATCCGCCCACCTACTATCTGCCGCCGGAGGATGTGCAGATGCAGTATTTTCAGCCGGTGCCGCGCTCAACCCTGTGCGAGTGGAAGGGCACAGCGGTGTATTTCACCATTGCGGTGGGCAATCGCCGGGCCGAACAGGCGGCCTGGTCCTATCCCCAGCCCACCGAGGCCTTTCAGGGCATCGCCAACTACATCGCCGTTTACCCAGGCCGCATGGAGGCCTGCTACGTCGATGACGAACGGGTGCAGTCTCAGCCCGGCGACTTCTACGGCGGCTGGATCACCTCAGATATTGTCGGCCCCTTCAAGGGCGATCCGGGCACCTGGGGGTGGTAGAACGGCGTAAGGTTCACGGTGCAGGGTGTACGGTTCAATCGCCTCCCTAGCCCTTGACCTCTTTACCGTCCTACGCCTCCACTTCGGGCTCCGAGCTACAGGTGGGGGCAATGCCCAGGGTGTCGCGGCCGGTGGTCATCACCTCCACCGTGCGCTTGAGCTTGGCCTCCAAAAAGCGCTTGTGGTCGAGCAGCTGGCGCAGCTTCTGGTGGCGGGCGATCGCCAGGCTGATGGTCGACAACTGCTCTGGCGGACAGGGGAAGTGCTGTACTCGACCGTCGGAGTCCAGGCTGCACAGGCGGTAGCCCGGACGGCCCAGATCGGTGCCCGGGGCGGCGGGCTGGCCAGGCGTGTCCAGGGATTGGCACAGGCGATCGACATAGCCGGAGAGGTCCTGGGGGTCACCGTGGCGCAGCAGGGCCGAGTCGAGGCCCATCGCGGTACCCGATGAGTCTCCTATGGTTTCCAGCCAGCCATCGACAATCGGCCCTTCCATGTAGAGCGCCTGGATGCGCTGCACCGTCTGCTTGAGATCCTGGTGCCAGGCTTCCACCGCCATTTGAACATCTTGCAGCACTTTGATCGCCAGGGCGGGGTTGGCATCGTGGCGGTGACGGCTAAAGCTGGGGCGCTTGCGGCGCGGCAGCAGCGGCAGGTGGGAGAGCTGCCCCTGAACCGGAAAGGGGGCCAGTGGCGCTGGGGTGCCGGTTGGTTTGGCGGGTTCAGCGGGGCTGGGCGGAGTTTTGTCTGGGGTGGAGCTGCTCTCTGCGCCGCCAATGGTAAACGACACCGGACGGCGGGGGAGACGCGGCTCCGGAGGGGGCGGCGCTGGAGTGCCGAAGGAAGGCAGGGCTACAGAATCAGTGGAGTTATCCATGGGATTGAAGAGGCTGGGCCAGGTAGCTAAATGCAGGGTAGAGGCTTACCTTGAGGATGGCAGCCCCCTGGTCTGGGCCAGGACTGGGCTTGAGTAAAGCACCATCTGCCTCAATTTATACCTGAATAGTTGGGTTTTAGCCTAATTTAATGGGACAAATGCTGGTATTGGGCTAACCATCGAGCCGCTTTTAGTCATCGCTAGAACAGGCATACCAACTTCTAGCTGAATACCCCCGATTCGGAGGGGCATGGCATGCTATGCCCCTATGGGGTGCCTGATGATGAATCGGGGTTGCCCAATTCGGATTTCGGATTAGGCCACGACCGCTGCGCTTGAAGCGATGGCTATACGCCGTTGCGCCACCCCAGTTTTTGCCATTGGAAGAGGCCAATGTCCTAAGCGCGATAGCCATCGCTATACCTTCAACGCCATCCATGTAGGGTGCATTCGCGGCCTATCCCCCTGCGCGAAGGCCTGTCAACTCTGCCCTGGGGCCGCAATGCACCCTTTCGGCAGCGAGAGTTTCACTGGAGAATAGCCGTCCCGGTTGTCCATGGGCAGCGAGCAAAGTCCGGCATCAGTAGGGTTGAAAGCTGACTACGGCTGGGTTGCACTCCGCTCCACCCAGCCTACGATAACCCTGAGCCTGACTACGGTTCACAACCGGGGTAGCCTACTGAAATCGCTGGCAGAGCTGGCGAAAGTGCTCACCCCGCTGCTCAAAGTTGGGATACTGATCGAAGCTGGCGCAGGCCGGCGAGAGCAGCACAACGGCGGCATTGAGGGACGTCGCCACCGCCGCCCCTCGCTCCACAGCCCGATCCATGGTCTCAACGATTTCATAGTCGCTGTACCCGATCGCCTCCAGGCGCTGGGCAAACTGGGGGGCGGCATCGCCAATCAGCAGCACGGTGGCGGCTCGGGCCTGAATAGAGGCCAGCCAGGCGGTGTCATCCCCCTGCTTGGCCTCGCCGCCTGCGATCAGCACGGCGGGGGACTTTACCGATCGCAAGCCGACCTCAGCAGCGTCGTAGTTGGTGGCCTTGGAGTCGTTGATGAAGTCGATGCCCTGCCAGGTGCAGATGTGCTCCAGCCGGTGAGGCACACCGGGGAAGTTGGCCACTCCAGCGGCGATCGCCTCGGCATCCAGCTCCGCCAGGCAGGCGGCGGTAACCGCTAGCAGCAGGTTTTGCTGGTTGTGGTCACCCACCATCCGCAGCGCGTCAACCCGTACGATTGGAATGGCCTCAAACTTGACCCAGCCGTCTTCGATGTAGGCACAGGGTCTGAGGGGTGCAATGCCCCCCCTGCCGCCCACGCTAGTCCAGTAGGCGTTGGGAAATTCCTCCAGCAAGTGCTGGCGCAGGTAGGGGTCGTCGCCGTTGAACACCGCCAGCTCCGAGCGGTGCATCAGGGTCGCTTTGATCTGGGCGTAGTTGGTGACCGTGCCATGGCGCTGCAGGTGGTCGGGGGTCAGCGTGGTCCAGAGGCCAATCTGGGGCGAGAGGGTGGCAGAGGCTTCGATCTGGTAGCTGCTCAGCTCGGCGATGATCCAGTCCGGTACGGTGGGCTCCAGGGCCAGTTCGCAGGCAGCGTAGCCGATGTTGCCGCAGGCGATCGCGTTTAGTCCGGCGGCCTGAAAAATAGCGGCGGTGAGGGCTGTGGTGGTGGTTTTGCCGTTGGTGCCGGTGATGCCTACCCAGGGCCGGTCCTGGAGAAAGCGCCAGGCCAGCTCGGTTTCGCCAATCACCTCCAGGCCGTTGTCGCGGGCGGCCACCAGGGCGGGGCTATCCCAGGGCACCCCAGGGCTGACCACCAGCAGGTTGGTGCGGCTGTCGGGCACAAAGCTGTAGTCGAGCAGCACCGTGATGCCGTCCTGGCTCAGGCGTGCCTGCTGGCTAATCAGGTCCCGGCTGGAGCCGCGATCGCTCAGCACCACCTGCCAGCCCTCCCGGTGCAGCAGCCGCGCCGCCGCCACCCCCGACTTCCCCAGACCAATCACATGGGCATTTTTCATGGCGGCGTTATCCTTTGACGATCGCCCCAAAGTCGCCCAGTACCAGGGCGTGGTTGCGCAGCAGACCCAGCAGATTGAGTCGATTTTGCCGCACCGCCGGCTCGTCGGCCATCACCAGCACGCTGTCCGGGCCGTCGAAGAAGCCGCTGACCACCGGGGCCACCTGCTCCAGACCAGCGACTAGCTGGTCGTAGTTGCGACTGGCCTGGGCGGCCTGGGTCTGGGGCACCAGGGCATTGAGGGCCGCCACAAAAGCCTGCTCAGACTTGGCCTCCAGCACCGCCGGATCGATCACGCCGCTGGGGTCGAGCACCTGGGTGTCGAGGCTGCCCTGGGCGGCCAGGCGGGTGGCCCGGTTCACGGTTTCGTACACCCGGTCCATGCGACCGCTGCGGCGCATGGCCTGCAAAAACAGGGCCCGATCTTTGACGTCCAGGGGATCGTCCAGGGCGCGCGCGCTCAGCACTGCATTCACCAGGTCATAGTCAATACCGATCTCGTCCTGGAGCAGCGTTTGCACCCGCTGCAAAAAGAACTCCTGTAGCTGAGTCAACAGTGCCTCGGGAGCCTTGACCTGCAGGGACGAATCCTGAACATAGTCGCCGACTATGGTAGCGAGCAGCCGGGCCAGGTTGAGGGGTAGCTCCGCCGCCCAGATGATATTCAGCACCGCGTTGGCGGCCCGCCGGAGGGCAAAGGGGTCGGAGGACCCGGTGGGCAGCTGGCCGGTGCTAAAAATTCCCACCAGCGTATCGAGGCGATCGGCAATGCCCACCACCTGGCCCACCAGGGTCTGGGGCAGGCTGTCCTGGGCCCCGCGCGGCAGGTAGTGCTCAAAAATGGCGGTGGCCACCGCCTCGGGTTCGCCGCTGTGGAGGGCGTATTTTTGCCCCATCACCCCCTGTAGTTCCGGGAACTCGCCCACCATTTGGGTGACCAGGTCGGCCTTGCACAGGTAGGCGGCGCGGCGAATGTGCTGCCGGGGCTGGGCAGTCAGATTGAGCTGATCGCATACGTGGTCGGCCACCGCACCGATCCGCTTTACCTTGGCCGCCATCGAGCCCAGCTGTTCTTCAAAGGTGACGGTTTCGAGCTTGGCGACGAAGGCATCGAGGGGCTGGGCGCGATCGGCGTCGAAGAAAAACTTGCCGTCGGACAGGCGAGCGCGAATCACCCGGGCATTGCCCTCGGCAATGAGGGCGTCTTTGCGCGGGTCACCGTTGGAGATGGTGACGAAGTAGGGCATCAGCGCCAGGTCGTCGGTGGGTTGCCTGAGGGGAAAGTAGCGCTGGTGGCTCTCCATCTCAATGATGGCTACCTCGGGCGGCAGCTCCAAAAACTCAGGGTCGAACTGGCCCACCACCGCCGTTGGCCACTCCACCAGGTTGGTGACCTCGTCCAGCAGCGCCGGAGACACCATCGCCACGGCCCCCACAGATTTGGCGGCCTCTTCCACCTGGCGCTCGATCAGGAGGCGGCGGGCGGCGGGGTCAATCTCCACACTGGCCTGGCGCAGGGTTTCGGCGTAGTCCTGGGCGCGGCGCAGGGTTACCGGGGCCGGGTGCAGCACCCGGTGCCCCTGGGACAGGCGATCGCTCACGCACACCATCGAGCCATTTTCTAACCTGATTGGCAACACGTTGCCGTCCAACAGCGTCACCAGCCAGCGAATGGGGCGTGGAAAGCGCAGGTCACCATCGCCCCAGCGCATGAACCGCTTGCCCTCCAGACTCAAAATCCACTGGGGAATCAGCTCGCTCAGGATATCGGTGGCCGCCCGCCCCGGAATGGCCTGATTGACAAAGACAAAGGCCCCTTTGTCGGTGTCGCGCACCTCCAGGTCCGTCACCTCCACCCCTCTGGATTTGGCGAAACCGAGGGCCGCCTGGGTGGGCTTGCCGTCCTTAAAGGCAGTCTGGGCCGGGGGGCCTTTGACCTCTTCGGTGCGATCGGGCTGGCGGGGGGGAAGCCCGTCTAGCAGCAGGGCCAACCGTCGGGGCGTGCCGTAGAACCGCACCGACTCT from Leptolyngbya sp. KIOST-1 encodes:
- a CDS encoding caspase family protein; translated protein: MASHWPVIVGINQYQSLQPLMYAQFDALELRDFLVNEVGLPAEYCSLLTDISPMVYQGAAAPTREVLLQRLAQSCDRAGPEDTVWFFFSGYGVRWQGQDYLLPIDADPNQIEQTGFLVETLLQRLAQGGQRQSIVMLDMNRPQSALAVDPDGQGLGAQTMSLAEDLGIPLVLSCQPDQFSQETLAVRHGLFTEALIEGMRFHGCLTLAQLVDYLRDRVPELCQHHWRPVQNPVAVLPPGQQYAMLVPPSLVGQMPVGVPPEPAIAPELPEAEPLLPAPEPERPPERGPEVIVTPNPSPEAPGDQSSGQWPIVEPPEPGLLPPGELPSYPPPPPAVNANDRVPWGRLGLAAAAAVLLLGVLWRNHESFLGQQATTSDVAPAPAPGDAPATGENTAPPAEAGGEPLFPGTAVSGAEALARARTALAQRQYGEALVWFNQIPEDERPVDYQVLVNQAETGYANASLSGEAALNQARRLIEPLSASLFNDAIEQARQVPAGDPAYDQAQADIARWSRVIVDLAEGRAASGDLSGAISAARLVPEDQGETWGQAQARIQQWEQRQVNRRLLQEAQSLLQPDQATSFQTAIEIVQQIPPNYPESVIARDRIDQWSRDILAIARARAAAGQIPGAIAAADLVPEGTSAYAQAQQEIQQWQGQ
- a CDS encoding DUF427 domain-containing protein yields the protein MFSPPNRTAPGPGQESVWDYPRPPRLEDSSRRIRILFNGVVIADSRRAKRVLETSHPPTYYLPPEDVQMQYFQPVPRSTLCEWKGTAVYFTIAVGNRRAEQAAWSYPQPTEAFQGIANYIAVYPGRMEACYVDDERVQSQPGDFYGGWITSDIVGPFKGDPGTWGW
- the murD gene encoding UDP-N-acetylmuramoyl-L-alanine--D-glutamate ligase; translation: MKNAHVIGLGKSGVAAARLLHREGWQVVLSDRGSSRDLISQQARLSQDGITVLLDYSFVPDSRTNLLVVSPGVPWDSPALVAARDNGLEVIGETELAWRFLQDRPWVGITGTNGKTTTTALTAAIFQAAGLNAIACGNIGYAACELALEPTVPDWIIAELSSYQIEASATLSPQIGLWTTLTPDHLQRHGTVTNYAQIKATLMHRSELAVFNGDDPYLRQHLLEEFPNAYWTSVGGRGGIAPLRPCAYIEDGWVKFEAIPIVRVDALRMVGDHNQQNLLLAVTAACLAELDAEAIAAGVANFPGVPHRLEHICTWQGIDFINDSKATNYDAAEVGLRSVKSPAVLIAGGEAKQGDDTAWLASIQARAATVLLIGDAAPQFAQRLEAIGYSDYEIVETMDRAVERGAAVATSLNAAVVLLSPACASFDQYPNFEQRGEHFRQLCQRFQ
- the glyS gene encoding glycine--tRNA ligase subunit beta, encoding MATFLLEVGTEELPASFVSDALHQWQTRIPTELAELALTPESVRFYGTPRRLALLLDGLPPRQPDRTEEVKGPPAQTAFKDGKPTQAALGFAKSRGVEVTDLEVRDTDKGAFVFVNQAIPGRAATDILSELIPQWILSLEGKRFMRWGDGDLRFPRPIRWLVTLLDGNVLPIRLENGSMVCVSDRLSQGHRVLHPAPVTLRRAQDYAETLRQASVEIDPAARRLLIERQVEEAAKSVGAVAMVSPALLDEVTNLVEWPTAVVGQFDPEFLELPPEVAIIEMESHQRYFPLRQPTDDLALMPYFVTISNGDPRKDALIAEGNARVIRARLSDGKFFFDADRAQPLDAFVAKLETVTFEEQLGSMAAKVKRIGAVADHVCDQLNLTAQPRQHIRRAAYLCKADLVTQMVGEFPELQGVMGQKYALHSGEPEAVATAIFEHYLPRGAQDSLPQTLVGQVVGIADRLDTLVGIFSTGQLPTGSSDPFALRRAANAVLNIIWAAELPLNLARLLATIVGDYVQDSSLQVKAPEALLTQLQEFFLQRVQTLLQDEIGIDYDLVNAVLSARALDDPLDVKDRALFLQAMRRSGRMDRVYETVNRATRLAAQGSLDTQVLDPSGVIDPAVLEAKSEQAFVAALNALVPQTQAAQASRNYDQLVAGLEQVAPVVSGFFDGPDSVLVMADEPAVRQNRLNLLGLLRNHALVLGDFGAIVKG